Below is a genomic region from Ignavibacteria bacterium.
ATAGACGGCAGCGAGGGTTATAATCGAAATTAGTAAAACGAATATCGTATAGTTTCTGAAGTAGTTATTCTTTATTTCCATCATTAGACTTTTGTTTCTTTTCGGCGTCGAGTTCTTTCAGGACTGCAAAAATTTTGTAAAATACGCCGACAAATCCCAGAAATACAAACACAAACGTGAATATGAATTTAGTTTCAAAGTATTTATCGAGCCAGAGCCCTGCAAAAAGAAAGACTATAATCGTAACAGAAAGCTGAACGCCCAAACCCGAGTATTTAAAGAAGTTCGAATCGGTTTTTATTATGGGTTTGAATAAAAAATTCTTTATTGATTCGTATTTACTCTTATTGGGCTGTTGATTTTCCATTGTTATAAGTAAATTACCGAAATACAGGAGGACATTCAATTCAATG
It encodes:
- a CDS encoding AtpZ/AtpI family protein, translated to MENQQPNKSKYESIKNFLFKPIIKTDSNFFKYSGLGVQLSVTIIVFLFAGLWLDKYFETKFIFTFVFVFLGFVGVFYKIFAVLKELDAEKKQKSNDGNKE